Proteins encoded by one window of Nicotiana tabacum cultivar K326 chromosome 10, ASM71507v2, whole genome shotgun sequence:
- the LOC107832331 gene encoding protein ALP1-like — protein MEISSFPFPTQEDYPSNFFSFFQDFDFPATDNTTATAFASEPLPKKRKTDDFDFDSIVEEGSLKTVEDILSKFLGFDNEEEKINTQFDFSSHQPTQPLANQSVFEFSNQQKMESAKPLTGNNKRSRQNSAEFISTSEDSTGGDNSQPLQQRRLWVKDRSKAWWEQCNSPDFPEEEFKKAFRMSKGTFDMICDELESVVTKKDTMLRQAIPVRQRVAVCIWRLATGEPLREVSKRFGLGISTCHKLVLEVCTAIRSVLMPKFVQWPDENKMNQIKQEYQMFSGVPNVGGSIYTTHVPIIAPKESVAAYFNKRHTERNQKTSYSVTVQGVVDPKGIFTDVCIGWPGSMSDDKVLEKSALFQRANRGLLKDVWVVGNSGFPLMDWVLAPYTRQNLTWTQHAFNGKVGEIQRVAKEAFMRMKARWSCLQKRTEVKLQDLPVVLGACCVLHNICEMRGEELNPELRFDLFDDEMVPENIVRSMNAVQARDQIAHKLLHHNHAGTNFL, from the coding sequence ATGGAAATTTCTTCTTTCCCATTTCCCACCCAGGAGGATTATCCTTCAAATTTCTTCAGTTTTTTTCAAGATTTTGACTTTCCTGCTACTGATAACACTACTGCTACTGCTTTTGCTTCTGAACCACTTCCAAAGAAGCGAAAAACTGATGATTTTGATTTCGACTCGATTGTCGAAGAAGGTTCATTAAAAACAGTTGAAGATATTTTGAGCAAATTCTTAGGATTTGACAACGAAGAGGAGAAAATTAACACGCAATTCGATTTTTCATCCCATCAACCTACACAGCCATTAGCAAATCAATCCGTTTTCGAGTTTTCGAATCAACAGAAAATGGAATCTGCTAAGCCATTGACGGGTAATAACAAAAGGAGTCGTCAAAATTCAGCTGAATTCATTTCAACTTCAGAGGATTCTACTGGCGGCGACAATTCCCAGCCTTTACAACAACGTAGATTATGGGTTAAAGATAGGTCAAAAGCGTGGTGGGAGCAATGTAATAGCCCTGATTTCCCAGAAGAGGAGTTTAAAAAAGCGTTTAGAATGAGCAAAGGGACTTTCGATATGATATGCGATGAATTGGAATCTGTAGTAACAAAAAAAGACACAATGCTACGCCAAGCAATCCCTGTTCGTCAACGCGTAGCCGTTTGTATTTGGAGATTGGCTACAGGCGAACCACTTCGCGAAGTTTCAAAGCGTTTTGGGCTTGGTATCTCCACTTGTCACAAGCTTGTTCTTGAGGTTTGTACTGCTATTAGAAGTGTACTTATGCCTAAATTTGTGCAATGGCCGGATGAGAACAAGATGAACCAAATTAAACAAGAATATCAGATGTTTTCTGGTGTACCAAATGTAGGCGGATCGATTTACACTACACATGTTCCGATTATTGCTCCAAAGGAAAGTGTAGCTGCTTATTTCAACAAAAGACATACAGAGAGAAATCAAAAGACTTCGTATTCAGTTACGGTTCAAGGTGTTGTTGATCCAAAAGGGATTTTCACAGATGTTTGTATTGGTTGGCCTGGTTCAATGTCTGATGACAAAGTCTTGGAAAAATCAGCTCTTTTTCAGAGAGCAAACCGGggactattgaaagatgtttggGTTGTTGGAAACTCAGGATTTCCATTAATGGATTGGGTTTTAGCTCCGTACACTCGGCAAAATCTTACTTGGACTCAACATGCTTTCAATGGGAAAGTTGGTGAAATTCAAAGAGTTGCAAAAGAAGCGTTTATGCGAATGAAAGCGAGGTGGAGTTGCTTACAAAAGAGAACAGAAGTGAAGCTTCAAGATTTGCCTGTTGTTCTTGGAGCTTGCTGTGTATTGCATAATATTTGCGAGATGAGAGGTGAAGAATTGAATCCAGAACTGAGGTTTGATCTTTTTGACGACGAAATGGTTCCAGAAAATATAGTCAGATCAATGAATGCTGTGCAGGCTAGGGATCAAATTGCTCACAAGCTCTTGCACCATAACCACGCTGGCACAAATTTCCTATga